Below is a window of Phocoena phocoena chromosome 12, mPhoPho1.1, whole genome shotgun sequence DNA.
TGGTCCCAATCAGTGGTGGGAATGACAAACAGGGTTTCCCCATGAAGCAGGGTGTCTTGACCCATGGCCGAGTCCGCCTGCTACTGAGTAAGGGGCATTCCTGTTGCAGACCAAGGAGGACTGGAGAGAGAAAGCGCAAATCTGTACGGGGTTGCATTGTGGATGCCAATCTGAGCGTTCTCAATTTGGTCATTGTAAAAGGGAGAAGGATATTCCTGGACTCACTGGGGCCCCAAAGAGCTAGCAGAATCCGCAGACTTTTCAGTCTCTCTAAAGAAGATGATGTCCGCCAGTATGTTGTGAGAAAGCCCCTAAACAAAGAAGGTAAGAAACCTAGGACCAAAACACCCAAGATTCAGCATCTCGTTACTCCACGTGTTCTGCAACACAAACGTCGGGGAATTGCTCTGAAGAAACAGTGtactaagaaaaataaggaagaggcTGCAGAATATGCTACACTTTTGGCCAAGAGAatgaaggagaacaaagaaaaacaccaGGAACAGATTGCCAAGAGACAGAGGCTGTCCTCTCTGAGAGCTTCTACTTCTAAGTCTGAGTCCAGTCAAAAATGAGATGTTCTAAGagtaacaaataaataagatcagacatcaaaaaaaaaaaaaaaagttgccaaaATACTATTGCTGTAAAATTAGGTGTgggtaaaacaattataaaagttGGGAGACGGAGGGTCATAAACATCTGGAAGTGCCTTTAAATTCTTGGTTCACTTAAAAGACATTAAAACTAGACATCATAGATAATGTATTATCAAttataaaaaaacaacagaaaactccAATCCATGAATACATATGGTAAGGAAAAGTTTGATTCTAAAGCAAATCTTGGTGAATGGATGTGTTCTTATGCTTTTAgtcaaaataaattatgtatgGTATACAAGTTTTATTacgtattgttttttaaaatgaccttCTGGTTTAACTATCTTTCTTTCTCAGTTAACTGACCAACTTGTTGGTCCAGTCCTGTTATACTGGATAAGAGGCTTCTGTTGTACGAACACTGTGATAAATGAAGCTTCAGATTTCCCCCTGTCATTTCAGctctcctccctcacccagcTGTAATGTGAACATACTGAAAGCCACAGAACCCTGTGCTCCTTTTGACTGAAGTTGCTGCATCCACCTTTTGGCTCATTTCTGCTCTACAGTCTATATGCAAAGTGTAAAAGATGACAAGTAGGCTTTCCCCTTGCTTCTGGATCTCTCAGCTATTACAGCCATTGCCTTACTCTCTCTGAATTCCTGAAGTCCAGACATTTGCCTGTCTGAATCCCAGAAACCCAGTTTGTCTTTCTTAGCACTTCATTCCCTTCTTTAAACTGGTGACTTGCTTTGGTAGCGGACAGCTCAGATTCTCTCACCTTTGCTTCACCTCCTGACTCATAGGTCTCTTACCTGTCCTGCCTATGCTTTCCATGGCCTCATACGTCTCCGAGTTGAGCTTATGGTTGATGGTCCCTTGTCTTGGTCTTCACCTGGCAGTGTCTTCATCTTCGAGTTTTTAATTTCCTAACTGGATAGTGAAGTGATTTTGCCCTTTTTACTAGGTGTTTCAGCAGAGGCAGAAGGCTGGAACTTAACTGGGATGGCAGCTATTCTTTTCATGTATTGCTCCCAGTtctgttctttcttattttgagCTGATAAAGGATAAAGCTGGAGGGACTCATCTCTTGTAATTATGTAGATTGTTCACAGGCATCTATAGTAACTGCCCACCACATGATCTCAAGCTAGCTCTGGATTATTAATTGT
It encodes the following:
- the LOC136131894 gene encoding small ribosomal subunit protein eS6-like, yielding MSFSLVRFASVLYSHILCVSALFFVRFASVVQLPALFRGASEAVGRFRVKLNISFPATDCQKLIEVDNERKLRTFYEKRMATEVAADALGEEWKGYVVPISGGNDKQGFPMKQGVLTHGRVRLLLSKGHSCCRPRRTGERKRKSVRGCIVDANLSVLNLVIVKGRRIFLDSLGPQRASRIRRLFSLSKEDDVRQYVVRKPLNKEGKKPRTKTPKIQHLVTPRVLQHKRRGIALKKQCTKKNKEEAAEYATLLAKRMKENKEKHQEQIAKRQRLSSLRASTSKSESSQK